The Esox lucius isolate fEsoLuc1 chromosome 5, fEsoLuc1.pri, whole genome shotgun sequence genome includes a region encoding these proteins:
- the LOC105006681 gene encoding somatostatin receptor type 5, translated as MDSLLTSEMFYNVGLISFPNNSYMDKDMYLQDNLDMFGVTMAVLYLFVCIVGLAGNTLVIVAILKLDKMASATTVYIFNLALADGLFMVGLPFIAIQNFQNYWAFGDLACKLVMVLDGINQFTSVFCLTVMSIDRYMALVNPLRFARWRTPRRAQIVSGFLWLFSLLPVFPMAIHFSARDDLCTVDPHVVFYTWWLAFLSYTFVLGFALPFLIMIVSYTALVVTMRTHRRQASSPGQESNRLETQVTKMVVSVVLVFAVCWLPFYAFNFCSLFGSDLTFVRGFEFVVLLSYSWSCANPILYACLSETLRGHFLTLLCPAKRSTSMHCHPDTEHYDLNNTSERDISVVA; from the coding sequence ATGGACTCCTTACTCACCTCAgagatgttttacaatgtggggTTGATCTCTTTTCCCAACAATAGTTACATGGACAAAGACATGTATCTACAGGATAATCTGGACATGTTCGGTGTGACCATGGCCGTTCTTTACCTGTTTGTGTGCATTGTAGGCCTGGCTGGGAACACCTTGGTCATTGTGGCCATCTTAAAGCTAGACaagatggcttccgccaccacAGTATACATCTTCAACCTGGCCTTGGCAGATGGTCTCTTCATGGTTGGCCTCCCGTTCATCGCCATCCAGAACTTCCAGAACTACTGGGCGTTTGGGGACCTGGCCTGCAAGCTGGTCATGGTCCTGGACGGCATCAACCAGTTCACCAGTGTCTTCTGCCTGACCGTGATGAGCATTGACCGCTACATGGCGCTAGTCAACCCCCTGCGATTTGCCCGATGGCGCACGCCCAGACGGGCCCAGATTGTCAGCGGCTTCCTGTGGCTGTTCTCTCTACTGCCCGTCTTCCCCATGGCCATCCACTTCTCAGCCAGGGATGACCTATGTACTGTGGACCCTCATGTGGTCTTCTACACATGGTGGCTGGCCTTCCTCAGCTACACCTTTGTCCTGGGCTTCGCTCTGCCTTTCCTGATCATGATTGTCTCCTACACCGCGCTGGTGGTCACTATGAGGACCCACCGCCGCCAGGCCAGTTCCCCAGGACAGGAGAGCAATCGCCTGGAGACCCAGGTCACCAAGATGGTGGTGTCAGTGGTGCTGGTATTCGCCGTGTGCTGGCTGCCGTTCTACGCCTTCAACTTTTGCTCACTGTTTGGCTCAGACTTGACCTTCGTCAGGGGCTTTGAGTTTGTGGTGCTGCTGTCCTACTCCTGGAGCTGTGCCAATCCCATTCTGTATGCCTGTCTCTCAGAAACCTTGAGGGGCCACTTCCTCACACTCCTCTGCCCCGCAAAGAGGTCTACCAGCATGCACTGCCACCCCGACACGGAGCACTATGACCTCAACAACACAAGTGAAAGGGACATCAGTGTGGTGGCATGA